In the genome of Deinococcus seoulensis, one region contains:
- a CDS encoding single-stranded-DNA-specific exonuclease RecJ, translating to MSARPGLPRLQPEWLLAPPASREALLDTMRRWRVSPPLAQVLSGRGLSAALLDPPLTLTPNPALREAAGRIVQAIRERKRIRIHGDYDADGVSATATLVLGLRDLDADVHGFIPHRLNEGYGVHPDRVPEHAAACDLLVTVDCGVTNHAEIRALLDHGTQVIVTDHHAPGDEFPDALVVHPSLTTDFDHDLHNLTGAGVAYHLLWAVNDLLGLPEPRAYAALATLGTVADVAPLIGENRALVRAGLDALADTELPGLRALLDSGRVRRPTARDVAFILAPRINAAGRMGEADVALDLLTQRSPHEAARLAEYLEIRNLERRKLQDDMFAQALSIADPADPALVVTHPDWHAGVMGIVASKLLETYHKPVYIIAQGKGSVRSTPGISAVQGLRFSHDLLKRYGGHPGAAGFSIDPANIGAFRDRIHEYARQFPTPHPRVRLDAPLPGLGASLDLLAEAATFEPFGEGHPLPLWHLRDTLTDTRLVGKKGNGLQFKVAGLRGIKFDETDDTGGERDLAAQLVSSEWRGQTRLEFHGQALRAPATLRLDAPPAPQPYPRLNPKAAMDHLRAGAAAHATGPVAAYLRDNVPGLTLTGPGDAHPGGELILYALPPEDDLRRWAGQGRVSFAFGPRTLADLEGSLTRHHLGTPPANPLLDEAGGLEAAADAYRRWQWAHHWRTLDDEGWSASVHAMLGLPAVPEREAVSAD from the coding sequence ATGAGCGCCCGGCCCGGCCTTCCGCGCCTGCAACCCGAGTGGCTGCTGGCCCCGCCCGCCAGCCGCGAGGCGTTGCTGGACACCATGCGCCGATGGCGGGTGTCGCCGCCGCTCGCACAGGTCCTGAGCGGGCGTGGCCTGAGCGCCGCGCTGCTCGACCCGCCCCTGACCCTCACGCCCAACCCGGCCCTGCGGGAAGCGGCCGGGCGGATCGTGCAGGCCATCCGCGAGCGTAAACGCATCCGCATTCACGGGGATTACGACGCGGACGGAGTGAGCGCCACCGCCACCCTGGTGCTGGGCCTGCGGGACCTGGACGCCGACGTGCACGGCTTCATCCCGCACCGGCTGAACGAGGGGTACGGCGTGCACCCGGACCGCGTGCCGGAACACGCCGCCGCCTGCGACCTGCTCGTCACGGTGGACTGCGGCGTGACCAACCACGCCGAGATCCGCGCGCTGCTGGACCACGGCACGCAGGTCATCGTGACCGACCACCACGCACCCGGTGACGAATTCCCGGACGCGCTGGTCGTGCACCCCAGCCTGACCACCGACTTCGACCACGACCTGCACAACCTGACCGGCGCCGGCGTGGCGTACCACCTGCTGTGGGCCGTGAACGACCTGCTCGGCCTGCCGGAACCCCGCGCCTACGCGGCCCTGGCGACCCTGGGCACCGTGGCCGACGTGGCCCCCCTGATCGGGGAGAACCGCGCCCTGGTCCGCGCCGGACTGGACGCCCTGGCCGACACGGAACTGCCGGGCCTGCGCGCCCTGCTGGACTCCGGACGGGTCCGCCGCCCGACCGCGCGGGACGTGGCGTTCATCCTCGCGCCCCGCATCAACGCCGCCGGACGCATGGGCGAGGCCGACGTGGCCCTGGACCTGCTCACGCAACGCAGCCCGCACGAGGCCGCCCGCCTCGCCGAGTACCTGGAAATCCGCAACCTGGAACGCCGCAAGTTGCAGGACGACATGTTCGCGCAGGCATTGAGCATCGCCGACCCCGCCGACCCGGCCCTGGTCGTCACGCACCCCGACTGGCACGCCGGGGTGATGGGCATCGTGGCCAGCAAACTGCTCGAGACGTACCACAAACCCGTGTACATCATCGCGCAGGGCAAGGGCTCGGTCCGCAGCACGCCCGGCATCAGCGCCGTGCAGGGCCTGCGGTTCAGCCACGACCTGCTCAAACGCTACGGCGGGCACCCCGGTGCGGCCGGGTTCTCCATCGACCCCGCCAACATCGGCGCGTTCCGGGACCGCATTCACGAGTACGCCCGGCAGTTCCCCACGCCGCACCCCCGCGTGCGCCTGGACGCCCCGCTGCCTGGCCTGGGCGCCTCGCTGGACCTGCTGGCCGAGGCCGCCACCTTCGAACCGTTCGGCGAGGGTCACCCGCTGCCGCTGTGGCACCTGCGCGACACCCTGACCGACACCCGCCTGGTCGGCAAGAAAGGCAACGGCCTGCAGTTCAAGGTGGCGGGCCTGCGCGGCATCAAGTTCGACGAGACCGACGACACCGGCGGCGAACGCGACCTCGCCGCGCAACTGGTGAGCAGCGAGTGGCGCGGCCAGACCCGCCTGGAATTCCACGGGCAGGCGCTGCGCGCCCCCGCCACCCTGCGCCTGGACGCGCCGCCCGCCCCGCAGCCCTACCCGCGCCTGAACCCGAAAGCCGCCATGGACCACCTGCGCGCCGGGGCAGCCGCGCACGCCACTGGCCCCGTCGCCGCGTACCTGCGTGACAACGTGCCGGGCCTCACCCTGACTGGCCCGGGCGACGCGCACCCCGGCGGTGAACTGATCCTGTACGCCCTGCCGCCCGAGGACGACCTGCGCCGCTGGGCCGGGCAGGGCCGCGTGTCGTTCGCGTTCGGCCCCCGGACCCTCGCGGACCTGGAAGGCAGCCTGACCCGCCACCACCTGGGCACCCCGCCCGCCAACCCCCTGCTGGACGAGGCCGGTGGCCTGGAAGCCGCCGCCGACGCCTACCGCCGCTGGCAGTGGGCGCACCACTGGCGCACCCTGGACGACGAGGGCTGGAGCGCCAGCGTGCACGCCATGCTGGGCCTGCCCGCCGTGCCGGAACGCGAAGCGGTCAGCGCCGACTGA
- a CDS encoding S-layer homology domain-containing protein produces MRKSLIIASTLALSLGAASAQTATTTAAPAQVTLSDVPAGHWAKDAVDVIVKCGLIQGFPDGTFRGNENLTRYQAALIFYRLLQSGAMSECGMSQGDMTVVANGMAEVSTELAAIASRVTDLEKLSADQQARIDALEAKINGMGDGTASADTAAMNARIDALEAAIRNIPAGPQGPAGPAGPVGPQGPAGPAGAAGTSTTGTVTEPVTPAPTTGTVVIGEPTTDTGMMNSGRGLYAGIALGAKSSATGAECLNALDKNAKVNYCVSGGAVIGSSNVIGPVGVRVAADYQPGYNGISGDVNATYDVNTGSRLTPYFGAGLGLTSSQKRTNTTQTETDVYANVLGGVDYRITDSISAFVEGNGKYYLSNNGYGTGLATNAKDGFNFGGKAGVKFYF; encoded by the coding sequence ATGCGCAAATCACTGATCATCGCGTCCACCCTGGCCCTGAGCCTCGGCGCTGCCAGCGCCCAGACCGCCACCACCACCGCCGCCCCCGCACAGGTCACCCTGAGTGACGTGCCCGCCGGCCACTGGGCCAAAGACGCCGTTGACGTGATCGTCAAGTGCGGCCTGATCCAGGGCTTCCCCGACGGCACCTTCCGCGGCAACGAGAACCTGACCCGCTACCAGGCCGCCCTGATCTTCTACCGCCTGCTCCAGAGCGGCGCCATGAGCGAATGCGGCATGAGCCAGGGCGACATGACCGTCGTCGCCAACGGCATGGCCGAAGTCAGCACCGAGCTGGCCGCCATCGCCAGCCGCGTGACCGACCTCGAGAAACTCAGCGCTGACCAGCAGGCCCGCATTGACGCCCTCGAAGCCAAGATCAACGGCATGGGCGACGGCACCGCCAGCGCCGACACCGCCGCCATGAACGCCCGCATCGACGCCCTCGAAGCGGCCATCCGTAACATCCCCGCCGGTCCCCAGGGCCCCGCCGGTCCCGCGGGCCCCGTCGGCCCCCAGGGCCCCGCAGGCCCCGCCGGCGCGGCTGGCACCAGCACCACCGGCACCGTGACCGAACCCGTCACGCCCGCCCCCACCACCGGCACCGTCGTGATCGGTGAACCCACCACCGACACCGGCATGATGAACAGCGGCCGTGGCCTGTACGCCGGCATCGCGCTGGGCGCCAAGTCCTCCGCAACCGGCGCCGAGTGCCTCAACGCCCTCGACAAGAATGCCAAGGTGAACTACTGCGTGAGCGGCGGCGCCGTCATCGGCTCCAGCAACGTGATCGGTCCGGTCGGCGTGCGCGTCGCTGCCGACTACCAGCCCGGCTACAACGGCATCAGCGGTGACGTCAACGCCACCTACGACGTCAACACCGGCAGCCGCCTGACCCCCTACTTCGGCGCGGGCCTTGGTCTGACCAGCAGCCAGAAGCGCACCAACACCACCCAGACCGAAACGGACGTCTACGCTAACGTTCTGGGTGGTGTGGATTACCGCATCACGGACAGCATCTCCGCCTTCGTGGAAGGCAACGGCAAGTACTACCTGAGCAATAACGGGTACGGCACGGGCCTGGCCACGAACGCCAAGGACGGCTTCAACTTCGGCGGGAAGGCCGGCGTCAAGTTCTACTTCTGA
- a CDS encoding phosphorylase family protein, which produces MSQIHVRAQPGDVAPYVLLPGDPNRARHIASTYLDGAREYTSHRQLLGFTGTYQGVPVSVQTTGMGCPSAAIVAEELARLGARTLIRVGTLGGATPSVAPGDLVIATAAVPNDGTTRQMLGGAPYAPAASFEVVEASVKAAREHGAPHHVGLVMTEDAFYASTPEHARLWAGRGVLGFEMEASAIFLVAAQRGLRAACLTACSNDIGDPQLVPDEVLAAGVDRMVHVALDAIVTLAANDAR; this is translated from the coding sequence ATGAGCCAGATTCATGTCCGCGCCCAGCCCGGCGACGTTGCCCCGTACGTCCTGCTGCCCGGCGACCCCAACCGCGCCCGCCACATCGCCAGCACCTACCTGGACGGTGCCCGCGAGTACACCAGCCACCGGCAACTGCTGGGCTTCACCGGCACCTACCAGGGCGTGCCGGTCAGCGTGCAGACGACCGGCATGGGCTGCCCCAGCGCCGCCATCGTCGCCGAGGAACTCGCGCGGCTGGGCGCCCGCACCCTGATCCGCGTGGGCACCCTGGGCGGCGCGACCCCCAGCGTCGCGCCGGGTGATCTGGTGATCGCCACGGCGGCCGTCCCCAACGACGGCACCACCCGCCAGATGCTGGGCGGCGCGCCGTACGCCCCGGCTGCCAGTTTCGAGGTCGTGGAGGCCAGCGTGAAGGCCGCCCGCGAGCACGGCGCGCCGCACCACGTCGGGCTGGTCATGACCGAGGACGCCTTCTACGCCAGCACCCCCGAACACGCGCGCCTGTGGGCGGGCCGGGGCGTGCTGGGCTTCGAGATGGAAGCCAGCGCCATCTTCCTGGTGGCCGCGCAGCGGGGCCTGCGGGCCGCGTGCCTGACCGCGTGCAGCAACGACATCGGCGACCCGCAATTGGTGCCCGACGAGGTGCTGGCCGCCGGGGTGGACCGCATGGTGCACGTGGCGCTGGACGCCATCGTGACGCTCGCCGCGAACGACGCCAGGTAA
- a CDS encoding enoyl-CoA hydratase/isomerase family protein, translating into MTQLDELEFNNVQIDQHGPIAVLTINRPKALNALNADTLSEIAQAVNMIIEDAEVGALIITGAGEKAFVAGADISEFGDLEGVYDGRELALAGQDVMHQISSLPIPVIAAVNGYALGGGLELALACDVRVAATTARLGLPETSLGLIPGFGGTQRLPRLIGTGRALDMILTGRQVRADEALGMGLVNYVADNALTRAREVAEAMLKNAPIAVSLVKEAVRRGMDTTLEGGLEIEADLFGMTVATKDFREGVDAFLNKRPAEFQGE; encoded by the coding sequence ATGACTCAACTCGACGAACTGGAATTCAACAACGTGCAGATCGACCAGCATGGCCCCATCGCCGTGCTGACCATCAACCGCCCCAAGGCCCTGAACGCCCTGAACGCCGACACCCTCTCGGAGATCGCGCAGGCCGTGAACATGATCATCGAGGACGCCGAGGTGGGCGCCCTGATCATCACGGGCGCGGGCGAGAAGGCCTTCGTGGCGGGTGCGGACATCAGCGAGTTCGGCGACCTGGAAGGCGTGTACGACGGCCGTGAACTGGCGCTGGCCGGGCAGGACGTCATGCATCAGATCAGCAGCCTGCCCATTCCCGTGATCGCGGCCGTGAACGGGTACGCGCTGGGCGGCGGACTGGAACTGGCGCTGGCCTGCGACGTGCGCGTGGCCGCCACGACCGCCCGCCTGGGCCTGCCGGAAACCAGCCTGGGCCTGATTCCGGGCTTCGGCGGTACGCAGCGCCTGCCGCGCCTGATCGGCACGGGCCGCGCGCTGGACATGATCCTCACGGGCCGTCAGGTCAGGGCCGACGAGGCGCTCGGCATGGGCCTCGTGAACTACGTGGCCGACAACGCCCTGACCAGGGCGCGCGAGGTCGCCGAGGCCATGCTGAAAAACGCCCCGATTGCCGTGTCGCTGGTCAAGGAAGCCGTGCGGCGCGGCATGGACACCACCCTCGAAGGCGGCCTGGAGATCGAGGCGGACCTGTTCGGCATGACGGTCGCCACCAAGGACTTCCGTGAGGGCGTGGACGCCTTCCTGAACAAACGCCCGGCGGAGTTCCAGGGTGAGTGA
- a CDS encoding phosphohydrolase — MSEQGGPSDGKGTPQKFRLSVQSGVVSDVEGRAQPAPGREGSATPNGQRVVEFTTPRAKLIEEADGAIRADLATYPRALAAYEALRGDPEALAHWDMANYITMRKLGYNDHGRVHAFITGAAGMAITELLLEGGVKPDLMDSGVGDPDDVFLTVILGTMLHDIGNQIHRAGHEAHGVALALPILDRIMGPLYPDPFKRTKVRSFILGAINCHDLNPAPLTVEGGIVAVADGTDITKGRGRKAFSLGSVDIHSISALAVDQVVIERGRDKPVLISVTMNNSGGIFQVEEILAPKVIRTPLRRFVELRATTRPQGDEQILSKVRLDGDHFVMDLESGEQVEVEVMDSQKQAQQAVAENLGIGTDSR, encoded by the coding sequence GTGAGTGAGCAGGGCGGCCCCTCCGACGGGAAGGGCACCCCCCAGAAGTTCCGCCTGAGCGTGCAGAGCGGCGTCGTCAGCGACGTCGAGGGCCGCGCCCAGCCCGCGCCGGGCCGTGAGGGCAGCGCCACCCCGAACGGCCAGCGGGTCGTGGAGTTCACCACGCCCCGCGCCAAGCTGATCGAGGAGGCCGACGGCGCCATCCGCGCCGACCTCGCCACGTACCCGCGCGCGCTGGCGGCGTACGAGGCGCTGCGCGGCGACCCGGAAGCCCTGGCCCACTGGGACATGGCGAACTACATCACCATGCGCAAGCTGGGGTACAACGACCACGGGCGCGTGCACGCGTTCATCACGGGCGCGGCGGGCATGGCGATCACGGAACTGCTGCTGGAAGGCGGCGTGAAACCCGACCTGATGGACAGCGGCGTGGGCGACCCGGACGACGTATTCCTGACCGTGATCCTGGGCACCATGCTGCACGACATCGGCAACCAGATTCACCGCGCCGGGCACGAGGCGCACGGCGTGGCGCTGGCCCTGCCGATCCTGGACCGCATCATGGGGCCGCTGTACCCGGACCCGTTCAAACGTACCAAGGTCCGGTCGTTCATTCTGGGCGCCATCAACTGCCACGACCTAAACCCCGCCCCGCTGACGGTCGAGGGCGGGATCGTGGCCGTCGCGGACGGCACGGACATCACCAAGGGGCGGGGCCGCAAGGCGTTCAGCCTGGGCAGCGTGGACATCCACTCGATCAGTGCGCTGGCCGTGGATCAGGTCGTCATCGAGAGGGGCCGCGACAAGCCGGTGCTGATCAGCGTGACCATGAACAACTCCGGCGGCATCTTTCAGGTCGAGGAGATCCTGGCGCCCAAGGTCATCCGCACGCCGCTGCGCCGTTTCGTGGAACTGCGCGCCACGACCCGCCCGCAGGGCGACGAGCAGATTCTCTCGAAGGTTCGCCTGGACGGCGACCACTTCGTGATGGACCTCGAAAGTGGCGAGCAGGTCGAGGTGGAGGTCATGGACTCGCAGAAGCAGGCGCAGCAGGCCGTGGCCGAGAACCTCGGCATCGGCACCGACAGCCGCTGA